In Helianthus annuus cultivar XRQ/B chromosome 9, HanXRQr2.0-SUNRISE, whole genome shotgun sequence, the following are encoded in one genomic region:
- the LOC110878940 gene encoding prostamide/prostaglandin F synthase, translating to MAINISSSTFTPSFSHFSSTPPFKSPSSLSLLSPTTIRPLGFTSNRTVVVTKASSTATFSPEVTDLLGEINIFTASGDSVAFNDLWDQSEGIAVVALLRHFGCPCCWELASTLKESKARFEAAGVKLIAIGIGEPKKARILAERLPFPLDNLYADPERKAYKILGLYYGIGRTFFNPASAKVLSRSRFEALKKAVENYTLEATPDDRASVLQQGGMFVFKGKELLYAWKDEGTGDHAPLDDIFNICCNA from the exons ATGGCGATAAACATATCTTCATCAACCTTCACACCATCATTCTCTCACTTCTCCTCAACTCCTCCCTTCAAATCTCCATCGTCTCTATCTCTCTTATCCCCTACCACCATACGTCCCCTTGGTTTCACTTCAAACCGAACCGTTGTTGTCACAAAAGCTTCTTCCACTGCTACTTTCTCACCTGAAGTAACTGATCTACTTGGTGAGATTAACATTTTCACGGCTTCTGGAGATTCCGTCGCGTTCAACGACCTCTGGGATCAATCTGAG GGGATTGCTGTTGTTGCTCTTTTGAGGCACTTTGGATGCCCTTGCTG TTGGGAACTCGCGTCGACGCTTAAAGAATCTAAAGCAAGATTTGAAGCTGCTGGTGTGAAGCTAATTGCTATTGGTATCGGTGAACCTAAGAAAGCCCGCATCCTTGCTGAAAGG TTACCATTTCCATTGGATAACCTCTATGCAGATCCTGAACGAAAG GCATATAAAATCTTGGGTTTGTATTATGGCATTGGACGGACATTTTTCAACCCGGCCAGT GCGAAGGTGTTATCAAGATCAAGATTTGAGGCTTTGAAAAAAGCTGTAGAGAATTACACGCTTGAAGCGACACCAGATGATAGAGCGAGTGTCTTGCAGCAG GGAGGGATGTTTGTGTTTAAAGGTAAAGAGTTGTTATATGCATGGAAAGACGAAGGCACAGGCGATCATGCTCCTTTAGATGACATTTTCAACATATGTTGCAATGCATGA